One Setaria viridis chromosome 7, Setaria_viridis_v4.0, whole genome shotgun sequence genomic region harbors:
- the LOC117862419 gene encoding probable receptor-like protein kinase At1g49730: MRRRLAPALLLAAALLMAARPAPAAIAADCPLDLSWPNYGLIASVCSDQNGHSKCCRYINAVLAVSSAMYANTTGTLGVPDEFSDACIANISDTLVSKGILPTAASFCGLGIKIQVSYQCVGMTTIVQMLQSPNFSDVTRSCATTLSDDITCKRCLNSGLSYLRHLVGEQDNVTLNTCRDAAFVAFVSQGNISTVDTAGCFFSVQGLSALQVNISGSAPAGLLAPDISPSPLTVQVPAVPPKHHRSYKLVLFPAIGALIIGLAVLLVTVLILLICRKNKELKKIEGNNPIDAWSFSCVKKDQEGNSTIFGRFSYKEMKKATRNFSTVLGRGENGTVFRGQLSDGSVVAVRRVESSPKQSQQEFCKEMEFLGRLHHRHLVGLRGFCLTRFERFQVHEYMENGSLQDHLHSPNKHLLPWKNRIQIAIDVANALEYLHIYCEPPLYHGDVKPSNVFLDKNYLAKLAGCVLVHRPSSGNTTPSSTPVNVKIQATPGYMDPEYAVTQEVTPKSDVYSYGVLLLELVTGKPVVQEESNRSLVEWSRELIGTDCRLHELVDPAVAGAFDLDELQVVADVIHWCTHRDGAARPSMKQVLRILHERLDPLSGRFARAVEGEEGYYYCQAAGGGWRAKGKQAGGGEVVQFSGEVARSWLPSSSSTSRSHCSRSVLLECSSPDEQRLSPPTHGNGAFLA, translated from the exons ATGCGGCGCCGCCTCGCGCCGGCGCtactcctcgccgccgcgctgctgatggcggcgcgcccggcccccgcggcGATCGCGGCAG ATTGTCCTTTGGATTTGAGTTGGCCCAACTATGGACTGATAGCTTCCGTGTGCTCGGATCAAAATGGACACTCAAAATGTTGCCGCTACATCAATGCTGTTCTTGCAGTCTCATCTGCCATGTATGCAAACACAACAGGCACACTTGGGGTTCCGGATGAATTTTCTGATGCCTGCATTGCCAATATATCTGATACATTGGTGTCGAAGGGGATACTGCCCACTGCTGCTTCATTTTGTGGCCTTGGGATCAAAATTCAAGTGTCCTATCAATGTGTTGGGATGACCACCATCGTTCAAATGTTGCAGTCTCCAAATTTCAGTGATGTTACAAGAAGCTGTGCAACTACACTTTCAGATGATATCACTTGCAAGAGGTGCTTAAACTCTGGTCTGTCGTATCTCCGCCATCTCGTGGGGGAGCAAGATAATGTCACGTTGAATACCTGCCGTGATGCTGCTTTTGTTGCATTTGTGAGTCAAGGGAATATATCTACTGTTGATACAGCCGGTTGCTTTTTTAGCGTTCAGGGGCTTAGTGCTCTTCAAG TGAACATCTCTGGATCAGCCCCAGCTGGACTTCTCGCGCCAGATATATCCCCTAGCCCACTTACAGTGCAAGTTCCTGCAGTGCCACCCAAGCATCATCGCAGTTACAAGCTTGTTCTGTTCCCAGCAATTGGAGCTTTGATTATAGGACTAGCAGTTTTACTAGTGACAGTACTGATTCTGCTAATCTGTAGAAAGAATAAAGAACTCAAAAAGATAGAAGGGAATAACCCTATCGATGCATGGAGCTTCTCCTGTGTCAAAAAGGACCAAGAAG GGAATTCCACTATTTTTGGCAGATTTAGTTACAAAGAGATGAAGAAAGCAACAAGGAACTTCAGCACAGTGTTAGGCAGAGGTGAAAATGGTACAGTATTCAGAGGCCAACTGAGTGATGGATCTGTGGTTGCTGTTAGACGCGTCGAGAGTTCGCCAAAACAAAGTCAGCAAGAATTTTGTAAAGAAATGGAATTTCTTGGGCGGTTGCATCATCGGCATCTTGTCGGACTAAGAGGCTTTTGTTTAACAAGATTTGAGAG GTTCCAGGTGCATGAATACATGGAAAATGGAAGCCTCCAAGATCACCTACATT CGCCAAATAAACATCTGCTACCATGGAAAAATAGGATCCAAATTGCCATTGACGTTGCTAATGCTTTG GAGTACCTTCATATCTACTGTGAGCCTCCTCTATACCATGGCGATGTTAAGCCTAGCAACGTCTTCTTGGACAAGAATTACCTGGCAAAG CTTGCTGGTTGCGTTCTTGTGCACCGCCCAAGTAGTGGCAATACAACTCCCAGTTCCACCCCAGTGAATGTCAAGATCCAAGCAACTCCTG GGTACATGGACCCTGAGTACGCGGTGACGCAGGAGGTGACCCCgaagagcgacgtgtacagctacggcgtgctgctgctggagctggtGACGGGGAAGCCCGTGGTGCAGGAGGAGAGCAACCGGAGCCTGGTGGAGTGGTCCCGCGAGCTGATCGGCACGGACTGCCGGCTCCACGAGCTGGTGGacccggcggtggcgggcgcgtTCGACCTGGACGAGCTGCAGGTGGTGGCGGACGTGATCCACTGGTGCACCCACCgggacggcgcggcgcggccgtccATGAAGCAGGTGCTCCGCATCCTGCACGAGCGCCTCGACCCGCTGTCCGGCCGGTTCGCGCGCGCCGTCGAGGGCGAGGAGGGCTACTACTACTGCcaagccgccggcggcgggtggcgggccaAGGGGaagcaggcgggcggcggcgaggtggtgcAGTTCAGTGGCGAGGTGGCGCGGTCGTGGCTGCCGTCGTCGAGTAGCACGTCCCGGTCGCACTGCAGCCGCAGCGTGCTGCTGGAGTGCAGCTCGCCCGACGAGCAGCGGCTGTCACCGCCGACCCACGGCAACGGCGCGTTCCTGGCCTGA
- the LOC117865854 gene encoding uncharacterized protein, with the protein MQRQQQNPPPPPHRHAKTDSEVTSSMAPSSPPRAAYYVQSPSHDDGENKTAASSFHSSPAASPPRSLGRASRDSSSSRFSASAKGPSSRAAAAANGSGSAPDPRAAGGGRGRRGGGGAPWMKEAAIEEEGLLGMDDDGDDGYGGSGGGGWSGIPKRVRYGILFVGAFFGLFFFFALILWGASRNQRPVVTLHSATFHRFVVQAGTDASLVPTEMASLNATVKLTFRNTGTFFGVHVSSEPVTLYYTQLQLASGNIKYFYQARKSQRSLTVSVVGDKVPLYGGGSSLSSTPTTLPPPKKKMPPVVVPPPPVPLQLTVRLRSRAFVLGRLVKPKFHSEARCKVTMDQTKLGKPVSLKNACTYSH; encoded by the exons atgcagcggcagcagcagaatcccccgccgccgccgcaccggcacGCGAAGACGGACTCGGAGGTGACGTCGAGCatggcgccgtcgtcgccccCGCGGGCGGCCTACTACGTGCAGTCGCCGAGCCACGACGACGGGGAGAACAagacggccgcctcctccttccacTCCTCGCCCGCGGCGTCCCCGCCGCGCTCCCTGGGGCGGGCGTCCAgggactcctcctcctcccgcttctcCGCCAGCGCCAAGGGaccctcctcccgcgccgccgccgccgccaacggctccggctccgcgcccgacccccgcgccgccggtgggggacgcgggcgccgcggcggaggcggcgcgccgtggatgaaggaggcggccatCGAGGAGGAGGGGCTGCTGGggatggacgacgacggcgacgacgggtacggcgggtccggcggcggcgggtggagcggGATCCCCAAGCGGGTCCGCTACGGGATCCTCTTCGTGGGTGCATTCTtcggcctcttcttcttcttcgcgctCATCCTCTGGGGCGCCAGCCGCAACCAGCGGCCCGTCGTCACACTGCACTCCGCCACGTTCCACCGCTTCGTCGTCCAGGCCGGCACCGACGCGTCGCTCGTCCCCACCGAGATGGCCTCGCTCAACGCCACCGTCAAGCTCACCTTCCGCAACACCGGGACATTCTTCGGCGTCCACGTCTCCTCCGAGCCCGTCACGCTCTACTACACGCAGCTCCAGCTGGCATCCGGCAAT ATCAAGTACTTCTACCAGGCGCGGAAGAGCCAGCGGAGCCTGACGGTGTCGGTGGTGGGCGACAAGGTGCCGCTGTACGGCGGCGGGTCGAGCCTGAGCAGCACGCCGACGACACTGCCGCCGCCCAAGAAGAAGAtgccgccggtggtggtgccgccgccgccggtgcccctGCAGCTGACGgtgcggctgcggtcgcgcgcgTTCGTGCTGGGCAGGCTGGTCAAGCCCAAGTTCCACAGCGAGGCGCGCTGCAAGGTCACCATGGACCAGACCAAGCTCGGCAAGCCCGTCTCCCTCAAGAATGCCTGCACCTACAGCCACTGA
- the LOC117865150 gene encoding subtilisin-like protease SBT1.5, whose protein sequence is MMFRAVLSGAISLLLLAAAAVAGGERRSYIVQMDVEKMPAPFVEHEGWYLSVLSSLASATTTAAGESAPPPVHLYTYTHVMHGFSAALTSAQLEALKAVDGHVAAFPETYGRLHTTRTPEFLGLSAGAGLWPASKYGDDVIIGIVDTGVWPESESFSDAGIKKPVPARWKGACEAGQKFNASACNRKLIGARSFSKGLKQSGLGISPDDYDSPRDYYGHGSHTSSTAAGAAVGGASYFGYANGTATGVAPVARVAMYKAVFSADTLESASTDVLAAMDRAVADGVDVMSLSLGFPETSYDTNVIAIGAFAAMQKGVFVACSAGNDGSDGYTIMNGAPWIATVGASSIDRDFTATVTLGSGATIHGKSVYPQVSPAIAGGNLYYGHGNRSKQRCEYSSLSRKDVRGKYVLCTAAGDVSIGQQMDEVQSNGARGAIIAGDTKEFLQPSEYTMPVVLVTASDGAAIAKYMTAAYGGRRGARAPTASLRFGGTALGVKPAPAVSYFSARGPGQISPTILKPDVVGPGVDILAAWVPNKEIMEKVFTKYALVSGTSMSSPHVAGVAALLRAAHPDWSPAAIRSAMMTTAYVKDNAGNVIVSMPSGSPGTPLDFGGGHVSPNDAMDPGLVYDAAADDYVSFLCGLRYSSRQISTITGRRNPSCAGASLDLNYPSFMVILNRTNSATRTFKRVLTNVAASPAKYSVSMTAPAGMKVTVSPTALSFGGKGSKQTFTVTVQVSQVKRSSDEYNYIGNYGFLSWNEVGGKHVVRSPIVSAFAQ, encoded by the coding sequence ATGATGTTCCGGGCCGTGCTGTCCGGGGCGATCAGCCTCTTGCTgcttgcagcggcggcggtggccggcggcgaacGGAGGTCGTACATCGTCCAGATGGACGTGGAGAAGATGCCGGCGCCGTTTGTGGAGCACGAGGGGTGGTACCTCTCCGTGCTGTCGTCGCTGGCgtccgcgacgacgacggcggcgggggagagcgcgccgccgccggtgcaccTGTACACCTACACCCACGTCATGCACGGGTTCAGCGCCGCGCTCACCTCGGCGCAGCTGGAGGCGCTCAAGGCGGTCGACGGCCACGTGGCGGCGTTCCCGGAGACGTACGGCCGCCTCCACACCACGCGCACGCCGGAGTTCCTCGGCctcagcgccggcgccggcctgtGGCCGGCGTCCAAGTACGGCGACGACGTGATCATCGGGATCGTGGACACGGGCGTCTGGCCGGAGAGCGAGAGCTTCAGCGACGCCGGCATCAAGAAGCCCGTGCCGGCGAGGTGGAAGGGCGCGTGCGAGGCCGGTCAGAAGTTCAACGCCTCCGCGTGCAACCGGAAGCTCATCGGCGCGCGGTCCTTCAGCAAGGGCCTCAAGCAGAGCGGCCTCGGCATCTCGCCCGACGACTACGACTCGCCGCGGGACTACTACGGCCACGGCTCGCACACGTCGtccacggccgccggcgccgccgtcgggggCGCCAGCTACTTCGGCTACGCCAACGGCACGGCCACCGGCGTCGCCCCAGTGGCCAGGGTCGCCATGTACAAGGCCGTGTTCTCGGCCGACACGCTGGAGTCCGCGTCCACCGACGTGCTCGCCGCCATGgaccgcgccgtcgccgacggcgtcgaCGTCATGTCGCTGTCCCTGGGCTTTCCCGAGACGTCCTACGACACCAACGTGATCGCCATCGGGGCCTTCGCCGCCATGCAGAAGGGCGTCTTCGTGGCGTGCTCCGCCGGGAACGACGGCTCGGACGGGTACACCATCATGAACGGCGCTCCGTGGATCGCCACCGTCGGCGCCTCGAGCATCGACCGGGACTTCACCGCCACCGTCACGCTCGGCAGCGGCGCGACCATCCATGGCAAGTCGGTGTACCCTCAGGTCAGCCCGGCGATCGCCGGCGGGAACCTCTATTACGGCCACGGCAACAGGAGCAAGCAGAGGTGCGAGTACTCCAGCCTCAGCCGTAAGGACGTGCGCGGCAAGTACGTCCTCtgcacggccgccggcgacgtgagCATCGGGCAGCAGATGGACGAGGTCCAGAGCAACGGCGCCCGCGGCGCCATCATCGCCGGCGACACGAAGGAGTTCCTCCAGCCGTCGGAGTACACCATGCCGGTGGTGCTGGTGACCGCGTCGGacggcgccgccatcgccaagTACATGACGGCGGCGTATGGGGGCCGcagaggggcgcgggcgcccaCGGCGAGTCTCCGGTTCGGCGGCACGGCGCTCGGCGTCAAACCGGCGCCGGCCGTGTCCTACTTCTCGGCCCGCGGGCCGGGCCAGATCAGCCCGACGATCCTGAAGCCCGACGTGGTCGGGCCCGGGGTGGACATCCTCGCGGCCTGGGTGCCCAACAAGGAGATCATGGAGAAGGTCTTCACCAAGTACGCGCTCGTCTCCGGCACGTCAATGTCGTCGCCGCACGTCGCCGGCGTGGCCGCTCTTCTGCGGGCGGCGCACCCCGACTGGAGCCCGGCGGCGATCCGGTCGGCGATGATGACGACGGCCTACGTGAAGGACAACGCCGGCAACGTCATCGTCAGCATGCCGAGCGGGTCGCCGGGGACGCCGCTGGACTTCGGCGGCGGCCACGTCAGCCCCAACGACGCCATGGACCCGGGGCTCGTGTacgacgcggcggccgacgactacGTCAGCTTCCTGTGCGGCCTTCGCTACAGCAGCCGTCAGATATCGACGATCACCGGCCGGCGAAACCCCAGCTGCGCCGGAGCAAGCCTCGACCTCAACTACCCGTCCTTCATGGTGATCCTCAACAGGACCAACTCGGCCACCCGGACGTTCAAGAGGGTGCTGACCAACGTCGCGGCATCACCGGCGAAGTACAGCGTGTCGATGACTGCGCCGGCGGGGATGAAGGTGACGGTGTCGCCGACGGCGCTGTCCTTCGGTGGCAAAGGCAGCAAGCAGACGTTCACGGTCACGGTGCAGGTCAGCCAGGTGAAAAGGAGCTCAGATGAGTACAACTACATTGGGAACTACGGGTTCTTGAGCTGGAATGAAGTTGGAGGCAAGCATGTTGTCAGGAGCCCTATAGTCTCAGCATTTGCCCAGTGA
- the LOC117865151 gene encoding thioredoxin M3, chloroplastic: MAAAAASCPAPPRQLCSAVALPALSPSASRHWRLVGSGSSSARRWPCRRWAHRPESAASRIRRPPPSRRAAAVRVICAYPPGAERITACSWNEYVICSDVPVLIEFWASWCGPCRMVTRTVDEIAQEYDGRIKCYRLDADDYPQIATAYNIDRIPTVLLFKDGEKIHSITGTLPKAVYVKAIEKSISEQ, from the exons atggccgccgccgccgcttcctgccccgcgccgccgcgccagctCTGCTCCGCCGTGGCGTTACCGGCCCTCTCCCCCTCCGCGTCCCGCCACTGGAGGCTGgtcggctccggctcctcctccgcccggcgGTGGCCGTGCCGCCGCTGGGCGCATCGTCCGGAGTCCGCCGCGTCCCGGATCCGGCGCCCACCGCcgtcgcggcgcgcggcggcagtGAGGGTGATCTGCGCCTACCCCCCCGGCG CTGAAAGAATCACCGCATGCTCTTGGAATGAATATGTGATCTGCAGTGATGTACCGGTGCTTATTGAGTTTTGGGCCTCCTGGTGTGGACCTTGCAGAATGGTCACACGAACTGTCGATGAGATAGCACAAGAATATGATGGGAGAATAAAATGCTATAGGCTCGACGCTGATGATTACCCGCAGATTGCTACTGCTTACAATATTGACAGGATTCCAACTGTTTTACTCTTCAAGGATGGAGAGAAAATACATAGTATTACAGGGACACTGCCAAAGGCTGTTTATGTGAAAGCCATTGAGAAATCTATTTCAGAACAATGA